CTATTTTCACGGTTTTACAAGTGCAAAGGAGCATAATTTACCGTTAGCCTACTTGCTTGCACAACAAGGGTATCGCGTTATTTTGCCCGATAGTAAATATCATGGTGCCAGAGAAAATGGGATTTCGGTTAATAAAAGGCAGTTGTCCTTTTGGGATATTGTAATGCAAAATGTTATTGAATTGCAATATGTAAAAGATTATGTGGATGAATCTGGGTTATTATTAGATGATCGTTTTGGTGTAGCTGGGACGAGTATGGGTGGAATAACTACCTCTGCTGCAATGACACAATATGACTGGATTAAAGCAGCAGCGATATTAATGGGTACACCTAAAATTACAACATTTGCTAAAGCTATTTTGGACGAATTTAAAAAAATTGGCGATCTCCCTCTCAAGCAAGAAGTAATATCAGATTTATTGGACCAACTAACTAACTATGATTTGTCAAAGCAACCAGAAAAACTAAACCAGCGTCCATTGCTTTTTTGGCATGGAGAAGAGGATGAAATTGTACCATTCCATCATGCTTATTCTTTTTATGAGCAAGTCGCTCCAAGCTATTCCAACCCAGATGATATTGTTTTTATAAGAGAAGCTAATCGCGGACATAAAGTAGGAAGGTATGCTACATTGGAGACAGTGAAGTGGTTTGCAAGTCATTTATAACGGATGGTAATCAATGTAGAGGAGATTTTTGTCCCAGCTACGTGTTAATAGAGAAACTAAAAATGTATTCATCACTGATTGCTTTTACTAGTCTGTTTGCCGCTAGCCAAACTTTTTGGCGTATATGCTGAATATAACATTTTAGCTAAAGAAGAGAGGAACTCGACGTAATAAAAATGTGAAGCGACAAGTAAAGTACAGCTAAGCAAACGCTGTAAGCATGTTTACTTGTAACAAGCCAAATTCTCTTTAATTCTAATCAAAAATATGTTTAAATAGTAGTAACTAAGTTGGAGGAGGAAAAGTGTATGGATGAAGCTCTAAAAGAAAACCTATGGGGCGCATTAGAGAATGTTATTGACCCTGAATTAGGCATTGATATCGTCAATTTAGGTTTAATATATGATGTAGAATTAGATGAAGAAGGTCTATGCAAAGTTACCATGACACTTACTGCTATGGGCTGTCCACTTGCTGGACATATCGAGCAGGATGTTAAGCATGTATTGTCAGATATTCCAGAGGTTAAAGAGACAGAAGTTAACATTGTTTGGAATCCCCCGTGGGGAAAGGAAAGAATGTCACGTTACGCAAAAATTGCGTTAGGCATTCCAGATTAAGTATACCGAAAAGATTACTGCTCGTTTCAATGAATAACCTTTTTTAGCTTTTGGCATAACGCAATCAGTAAACGTAAATGAAAAAGCAGCTGTCCTAACTAGACGGCTGCTTTTTCATTGTCTATGAAATAATACAACTGTGGATAACTTTTTAAAAAGTAGCTTGCACATCCACTATAGGCACTCAAGTTGTAGCAAACTTCGAGCTTTTTCCCTCCGATAAGTGACCACGGCTCTATTACCGATATTTTTCAACTCGTTAGAAGCTGACCAGTTTGCGCGTCACAAACCGATAAGTTTTCGCATTTTTTTGCTGTTTTTTATTTATCTGTTTTAAACATGCACTATAAAAAATAGATGATCGCCAGTATTCCGACTATAAAACAATAAAAACTAAAATACTTCAAATTTCCTTTCGCCATAATATTGGCAAACCATTTAAGTGCGAAGTAAGAAGCAATGATGGATGCTAAAAACGCAATGGCATAAGGAATTAATAGTGCGCTAAATTTATCATCATTTACGATATCACTAACTCCTAAAATAGTAACTCCAAGGCTAACTGGAATATAAAGTAAAAATGAAAAACGGAACGCTGTTTCTCGCTTCATACCGACAAGCATTGCAGCAACAATGGTTGCACCAGAACGGCTAATACCAGGAATTAAAGAAACAGCCTGGGCTGCACCGACAATAAGGGCATCTTTAATCGTTAAGTCACCATCGTTTTTCTTCCCGTGAAGATTACGAATCACCCATAGAGCTGCCCCAGTAATCAGCAGTGTATAACCAACGATGATAGGTTTACTTAGTTGTTCACTAATATAATCCTCTAATAAAAAACCTAAGACCCCAGTAGGGATTGTCGCTATAATCAAGAATAAAATAAACTGGAAGTCAGCTGTTGCTTCAGAGTCTCTATCTCTTTGGAAAATATAGCGTAGCCCATTTCTTGTCAGACGAATTAAATCTTTACGAAAAATGACTAAAACTGCAATTAGTGAGCCGAAATTTACTAGAATTTCAAATGACAATCCAGCCAATTCGACTTGAAGATTCAGTATATCTCGAAGCATAACTAAATGGCCACTTGATGAGATAGGAATTGGTTCCGTGAACCCTTGAAATAAACCAAGTAGTAAATATTTTAAAATGATGCTCAGATCAGCTATTGCATCCATGAAAAAATCCTCTCCCTACGTTTGTTCTATTGTTAGTTTAATGTCGAATGGAAAATACAGGTATTGAATTTCCTTTCAGTAAGCTTACAGTTTTGTAAGCATTGATTCATTACATTCCTAGTTGGATCTAGATTGGTATTTATTGAAACATTCGATATGTTTGCATAATGTTATTATTTATTAGCATTTGCAAGCAAAGATTCATCATGATACAAGTCACCAACCCATGGGCAAATGAATAGGCTGAGTGGTGAGGAGGCAGATAATATGAATCACAGTCATCAACATATATACGACGTTTGTAAAGATCATATGCATGCGTATGTGCTTATTGAGTTAGTAGATGGATCAAGTATTGACGGTATTATAACTGGTCTGGATCATGAATCAGTATACTTGGCAGTACCCTTAGAAGCACATGAACAACATCATTCGTATATGCAGCAAGGGGAAAATCCCCACCACAGACAATTCGGTTATGGATATCCAGGTTATGGCGGTCCTGGTTACGGCTATGGAGGATATGGATTTCCTCCGTACCGATTTAGACGGTTAATCTTACCACTTACAGCTTTAGCTGCACTAAGTATTTTACCATGGTATTGAATCGACCTCGCCAAAACGAAACCCTTGCCTAAAATCTTAAAAGGAGGCAAGGGCTTTACTTACATTGGTACATCATAAGTTGCCAAAAGCTATATGTAAGCTTTATTTCTATATAGCGTTATGAACAGCTAAACAAATAGTTTATGTATGAAAAGTATGAATGCCATATGGAAAGCAAACAAAGTAAGGGTGTGGTAACTCAGCCACACCGATTGTAGATCCCTTATAAAAAATGGTTCGTTTATTTTCAAGCAAAAGGAAAGCTACGCCAGCGATACCACACGCGGAGAAAAAGTATTTTTCTTTTTCAAGAACGCCAGTTTTAAGCCTTTGGTCTTCTTCAATCAGTGGGAGATAAGAAAACCCCCATTGATTGAAGGTTCACTTTATGGAACTTTCGTCACTTTAGTTATCTTCTTTCAAAATACCGTCGCCTAATACAGAGATCGTAATAAAAAAGACGACCGCTAAACCTATCGTTGCTGTTAAATTGAAAGGTTCACTTCCCATACTTGACAGGACATAGGATACAGCAGCCCCTATTAAACATGCCCAGATAAGTGTAACAATGTATCGCATGATAACACCTCATTTTTTTACAATAACTTTGATTACAAGTATTCTTCTTCTAGTTTACCAAAACATGCATGAAAAAAAAAGCATAACTTGCATTTATCCCGTATATAAGGTGCTGGAAGACTCCCACTTCAAGAGTTGAATAATCTGTACTGCAACAAGTCTAAGTAGGAGATAACATACCTAAATGCCTATTCGTAAGAGGCCTTTAGGTCATACCCTCGCGGTACTAACAATCAGTGGGCGATAAATGAAAACCCCCACTGATTGAAAATTCAATTTATCGAAATGCGCTATCATAATTGTTAAAAATAGAGCCATGGAGTATATTGGTTAATTTACTGTTAATATAGGACGGCGGTTAGTTCTTGAAATTTTTTAATAAAGATTTAGTTTTAATAAACAAGGGAGTGATGGGTTTGGTTACTTTAGTTGCTAATTGTAATCATTGGATTGGCTTTCATATTGTTAATGGGTTACTGGAACAAGGGTTGGAAGTAGAAGGTTTGGTAAACGATAAGAAAGATGATGGATTAACTCTTTTTTTTGGTAGAAACAGCAATTTCTCTTTTTTTATAGATAAAAAAAATAATCCGTATGATCAAATTATTCGGGTGGGAACAATGAACATAAATGCTAACCTTTCATCAGGGCTTTTTATGACTCTCGCACATCCAAGCACGGTAAATCACCTTACAAGTTCAAATGAATTATATATTGAATTACCGCTTTTATTTGGTGAATGGATGCCAATGACAGAAAGCGGTATGTATTTTCAAGGAGAATTTATTTCCTTTTCATCCGATAATTTTAATCAACATGCAACTTATATTCAGGATTTTGTCGCACGTTTTATTAACTGGTTAAGTACAACGGATTTACATCATATCAACCGCACTGTAAAAAAAATAAACCTTGATAAATTGGTGGGAATTCAGGACAATAGACCTAAAGAAGATAAAGTGAAACAGGTCATTCAGCACTATCAAAATTATCGGTTACGTAATGATTAAAGTTACTATACACTGAAACCATAAAGCGCCTAAGCGATTGTTCTTATTTTGCTATTGCTTATTGGACGCGCTATGCACATTTTAACTAACCCGAAAAAATGGCTTTGATTTGCCGCATATGCTGAATCAATTACTTCGTTTATACAACGTTAATAGACAGGAGTGCTCCAAATTGCGAATTTTTCTTGCAGTTGTCAGCGTGTTGATGATGCTAAGTATATTAAGTAGTTGCAGTTCTTCCCCAGCTCAAAAACAATTACAGAATGTAGGCATGCTTTTAAGTGAAAACATCTCTGATCAAGTATGGAATGAAAAAGGTTACCAAGGTCTTGTTTCATTAGGAGAAAAGTTTGGTATTGATGTGTTCTATAAAGAAAAAATTGTAACGGAAAAAGAGATTATCGAAGCAGTAGAGGAATTTTCAAATAAAGGAGTAAACCTTATTTTTGGGCACAATTCGCATTATGGAAAATACTTTGCAGATATTGCTGAAAATTATACGCATATTCACTTTGTTTATTTTAATGGATCTTATGCAGCAGAAAATGTAACCAGTTTTACATTCGATACGCATGCGGCGGGTTATTTTGCAGGTATGTTATCTGGAAAAATGACTGCTACAAATAAAGTAGGGATTGTTGCGGCTTATGAATGGCAACCAGAAATTGAGGGCTTCTTTGAAGGGGTTAAAAACGCAAATCCAGAAGTAGAAGTGGAATTGGCTTTTTTAAATGATTGGAATGATACACAAACAGCAAACGACGTCTATCAGCAAATGAAACTTGGTGGTACTGATGTTTTTTACCCGATAGGTGATGCCTTCAGTAAAGAAATAATTAAACAAGCAGAAAAAGATGATGTTTACGCAATTGGATATATGACAGATCAATCTGAATTAGCAGAGGATGTTGTTCTAACTTCGACTGTTCAACATGTAGACGAGCTTTACCATTATGTGGCTGAACAAATGAATGAAGGCAATTTAACTGGAGAATTGAAAACAGTCGATTTTCAGGATGGGGTTGTTTCTCTAGCGCCTTTCAATGATGAAGTACCTGTCTCTTATCAATATGAAATGAATCAGGCAATTGAACACTATACAGAGACTGGCTTATTCCCTCAATTGTAGTCTAACTGCAAAGCTTC
This genomic interval from Virgibacillus pantothenticus contains the following:
- a CDS encoding prolyl oligopeptidase family serine peptidase — encoded protein: MIGVYEAEIKTIPSLIVVDTKKEGIALPVITYFHGFTSAKEHNLPLAYLLAQQGYRVILPDSKYHGARENGISVNKRQLSFWDIVMQNVIELQYVKDYVDESGLLLDDRFGVAGTSMGGITTSAAMTQYDWIKAAAILMGTPKITTFAKAILDEFKKIGDLPLKQEVISDLLDQLTNYDLSKQPEKLNQRPLLFWHGEEDEIVPFHHAYSFYEQVAPSYSNPDDIVFIREANRGHKVGRYATLETVKWFASHL
- a CDS encoding metal-sulfur cluster assembly factor, giving the protein MDEALKENLWGALENVIDPELGIDIVNLGLIYDVELDEEGLCKVTMTLTAMGCPLAGHIEQDVKHVLSDIPEVKETEVNIVWNPPWGKERMSRYAKIALGIPD
- a CDS encoding undecaprenyl-diphosphate phosphatase, yielding MADLSIILKYLLLGLFQGFTEPIPISSSGHLVMLRDILNLQVELAGLSFEILVNFGSLIAVLVIFRKDLIRLTRNGLRYIFQRDRDSEATADFQFILFLIIATIPTGVLGFLLEDYISEQLSKPIIVGYTLLITGAALWVIRNLHGKKNDGDLTIKDALIVGAAQAVSLIPGISRSGATIVAAMLVGMKRETAFRFSFLLYIPVSLGVTILGVSDIVNDDKFSALLIPYAIAFLASIIASYFALKWFANIMAKGNLKYFSFYCFIVGILAIIYFL
- a CDS encoding YjzD family protein; this translates as MRYIVTLIWACLIGAAVSYVLSSMGSEPFNLTATIGLAVVFFITISVLGDGILKEDN
- a CDS encoding BMP family ABC transporter substrate-binding protein encodes the protein MRIFLAVVSVLMMLSILSSCSSSPAQKQLQNVGMLLSENISDQVWNEKGYQGLVSLGEKFGIDVFYKEKIVTEKEIIEAVEEFSNKGVNLIFGHNSHYGKYFADIAENYTHIHFVYFNGSYAAENVTSFTFDTHAAGYFAGMLSGKMTATNKVGIVAAYEWQPEIEGFFEGVKNANPEVEVELAFLNDWNDTQTANDVYQQMKLGGTDVFYPIGDAFSKEIIKQAEKDDVYAIGYMTDQSELAEDVVLTSTVQHVDELYHYVAEQMNEGNLTGELKTVDFQDGVVSLAPFNDEVPVSYQYEMNQAIEHYTETGLFPQL